Genomic window (Paenibacillus sp. 37):
TCAACCGCTAATTAGGGAGATACGCTCCCTGCGCCGCTATTTTGCTCTGTTTTTGTAGTCGGTAATTGAATCATTGGCGTATTGGACCCACTTACATATGGAAGGGCTCCATCCCATTTCTTGATGGTTTCATATTCAACGAGTTGGCTGGATAAGGATTGTTGAAGCTCTTTATTGGCTTTTGCTTGACCTTCTGCTTCGATCAATAGTTTGTCTGCATTACCTTGTGCTTCCACGCGCTTGCGTTCTGCTTCTTTCTTGGCGATCTCCAGTTCAGTCGTTTTACGTTCCAGTTCTTGAGAAGCTTCGACACGTTTATCGATGGCTTCCTGAGTCTTAGCGTCAGGTTGAGGAACACCTACGGTAACGTTGGATACGATAAAACCTAACTCTTTAACGTCATCCGAAAACCGTTGTTGCACGTCCACGCCTGCTTCAGATGACTTTTCACCATACACATCAATGACTGTAAACTTGGAAATACCTTTACGAGCTGCATCACGGAAACGTGTTTTGAGATATGTATCCTCAATTTCTTGAATGCTAATTGGCCCAAATGTGTTGAAAATAGAAGATACTTTACTTGGTTCTACTTGGTAGTTGTAAGCAAAATCGATTGTGATGTTTTTCCCGTCAGATGTAGCAATTTGAATATCTCTGTATTCCACCGTTTGAATTCGGATCGGATATTTGGTTACTTTATCGAACGCTCCAACCAGTTTCCACCCTTGACTCAGTGTGCTATCTTTTACCCCTCCATTGGGTGAATACACGACCCCAACATAACCATTAGGAATTCGTGTTAAAAAGAAGGTCACCATTAACACTCCAACAATAATAACCAATGCAACCGCAATGGCCCCGACTCTAAACGTCTTTGAATTTTTCATCACTTTTCTCCTCTTGTTTGAATTTATTGTATTTCTTCAGAATTCTACTACCTATTTTATTGAATAGCGGGATCATTAATGCCCATAGAATAAATGCTAGGATCAAGATTAAAATGATTCCCCCAATAAATGGCATATTCGTCCTCCCCTCTTTGGATGTAACCGAGTACAAATTTATAAATAGCAACTAATTATATCCTTCTTTATATATACTTTGTAAATTCATATTAGGTTTCAAGATATCCGGCGTCACTTCCTGTAGACCTCTTTAGATACAAACATATTCCGAACAAGACTGCCTTAGTCTTACAAAAAAAAGAGCCATCAAATTATTTGATGGCATTTACCAATGTGTAACTCTATACGAACCAAAATTTATAAACCATTGTACAACAGGCTACTGTCCCTCTGAATATATAAATACATAAGTACTCTCTTCCGATTTCTCTTCTGAGAAAACAAAACCTAACCGATCAAAGCTTTTGATATCCTCCACATCTGTAATCTTCCGCTCAGCCATATATCGTACCATCTCACCTCTGGCCATCTTGGCCCGGGTTGCCTTTTCAACAAGTTTCCCATCGACCATTTGTCCGAACACACAAGTGATCATCCGGGTTTCCTCCTTCAGGAAAGGCGTGATGTTCTTACTATACTCTTTGGAAGCCAAATTCAGAATACAATTGCTTTCAGATTGAAGCTGATCCGCCAACTTGCTGCCCCAGAATTGATAGAGCGATTTGAAACCTGGACCTTGCAGCTTACCCTGCATCTCCAACCGATACGGCGTAACGCCATCCAAAGGCCGTAAAATGCCATAAAAACCGGATAGTATGCGTAAATGCTGCTGAAGATACGCCAGTTCCTCATTTTGAAAAACACCCGGTGCCATATATTGATACTGAATGCCCTCATAGGCATAGATAGCTGGCGTAAGATTTGTTTTTATATTCATATTCCGAATCCGCTCCACGTTCTGTTCAGCGATTGCATCGTTACACTTCCACAACGTTTTGAGCTCGTCATAGGATAACTTTTGAAGCAGACTCAATAGCTGTTCTGACTCGTTTATAAATTGCGGCATCTGCGCGATAGCCATCAAATCGGTGTCGATCTTCATCTTTTTAGCTGGTGATATGATAATTCTCATCGTGCTAATCCATCCTTAATCTACCTTTGTTTTGTCGTTATTCATTGTACAGGATTGGATGGGTAAATCCAATGTCAACGCACATTCATTAATATCGTGGTGTATTTGAAAAGAACTACAAAAATGAACAAGCCAGCCCACTAATGGACTAGCTTAATCATTAAAACTAAAAAAGGCATCATCAAACTAATTGTTGTTACTGAATCAAATACTCTTGTGATGTTTAACTATATGTGGTCTATAGTTTTTCAAGCCATTTCATGCAAGAGATCTATTTCATCAAATATCCTTAAGTAAATCGTGTTCAAGGTCCCAAGGTTCTATTGTTTTTATTGCACTCAGCGGAATCAGTAATCGTGTATCATCGTGAGCCTCTTCAGGTACAATCACTATAACATTATTATGGTAATAATAATTAGTGTACATACCAATTACATTTAAGTTGTCAAGAAAAGTTATCTTGATACCTCTATTTAGATACCCCTTCATAAATATCTCTTGTTTTTCCACAATCTATCCTCCTATATCTTAATTATTAAATTTTTGTTTCCATCAGCCCAATCGTTATCGCACTTACAATTGAAAAAGCTTTTTGTTTAATAGCTGATTGGTTTTCCACTCTAATTCGACTTAACTTATTATGTATTTCCACTTCAGCCTTCCAACTTCCATAATTCCTATATATTCTAACACAATCGGTTTGATATTTTGATCTGTTCCTCCAATACATTTGATTGATACTCCTCTAAAACGGTTCTATTTATCCACTCATAATGGACCCTAGTCCTTACGGAACAAAAACTCCTTCTTTATCGCCTGGGTCCTTATATCTATGTTACTTTATCCACTTGTCAATCTTCTATTACCTGAAGTTAGGTCGTTATTCTCATTATCTCAATGCTCCATTTTGCTATGATTATTATTACTTTGACCGTGAAATCTATTCCACCAATATCATATCAGGTCATATTATTTTCAGATCACAACTAGGTGGGTTGATGATCTTATTTAAATATATTGTTAGAGAGAAAGGGTGTCTCATCCTATGTTTATTGTTCAAATACTGCTCGCTATCGCACTTCTGGGCAGCTCAGGCAGCTCAAATTATGCCACTTCTACACAACTAGAAATCAACCAAATACAGCCTATGGATTCTTCTCCTGAACAAGTCATGGAAACCGGTTTAGAACCTTTCCGGTCCGAACGCAATTATAATGGATGGGAGCCAGAACTCGATCAATTCGAGCAGGCCGCCAGCAATCTTCAGAACAAGCTATATGAAAGTGTTGTGTCACCGATACTATCAAAACCTGGAGAGACAGGAATATTTGATTATGGCGGGAATCTGAAATTACTAAAGTCTGTGCCCCTGAATACACGTTTTGAACGTGGCCCACTAACCATTCATATTGTTCATGCCCAATTATTAGAGGCCAGTGACATTCCTGAAGACTCACAGAAAAACATTTCCATTCTAAATCGAGAAGATATCGGTTCCAAGATCACTTATATTAATATTCTCTACACTGTTGAAAATACAACCGATCAGAATATCGGTTTTTACGGCTTAAACTCCGTTCATCCAAACACGGGAAAGCCGATCTCCGCAGATCGCAATTTTATGAGAAAATCATATGTCTATAATCAGTATGATGGCGTAGTTATTGATAATACGAATTACGGTTTGGTATATACCGATGACCCCGACAAGCTGGAATCCATCGAATTGGTTTTCAATAGGATCTATGACTATGACACTGGAGAAACCATTGTAGAGCCTACTTCGTTAAATATCCCTTTCACGTTCCAGAAGTAATATTAAACCCCGGCCACGTACCTGCAGATGAGCAGATTACAGCCGGGGTTCCTTGTTGTATTAAAAGAATACCTTTAATCTATTTAATAACTCTACCTATCTCATCTCGTAAAATCATGCTGCCCAATGGTCAGCAATGTCGGCCTGCTCTTACTCCATACCGAAGTGGCAATCTTCGGATTGTAATAATACAGCGCTCCATTCGTTGGATCAACACCATTTAATGCTTTGCGTGCTGCCTTATAAGAGGTTGCCGTCGGCTTGGTATTAAACTGTCCATCGTCAACCGCCGTGAACTGCCCTTTCTGGAAGATGACCTTCGAGATCGATGATGGGAAAGCATCCGAATGCACCCGATTCATGACAACCGCTCCGACAGCGACTTGTCCTTCAAAAGACTCCCCGCGCGCTTCACCATGGATCAGCTTCGCCAACTGGCGCAGTGTCTCGCCTTCGGCTTTGGCCTTTTTGTTCAGTCTGTTCAGTGTTGCCGGACCTGCAACTCCGTCCGCAGTGAGTCCTTGCGCTTGCTGGAACTTGCGGACAGCGCTTTTGGTGATCGAACCGTAATAACCGGTCATTCCGGCGTCAAAATACCCCAGGTCGCTCAATTGCTCCTGCAATTGCAGCACATGTTCACTACGAACGCCCTGTTCCAGCTTCTGTGCCCCCGCAGAAGGCGCTGCCACGGTCAATCCCAGCGTCAACGCGCAGGCACCGAGAAGCATGCTGACCCGCCCTGCTCTTTTGCCAGCCGTTCTCCCCTTCCCATGAGTAACTTTCCGACTGACGGTGATAGGTTCCATAGTGTGATCATTCGTCCGCACATCAGATCCTTCATTCAGATTACCAGCTCTAATCAGTGCATCCTCACTGCCCGTGTACTCCATATTTTTCGTATTCGTTATGTTATTCATGATATTATTGACCTCCATCTCTTTCGTAGGTTTACTTTCATCCACAACATAGACATCATACACTCCGTTTATCTCACTCAGTTGTTTACTGTTATTATCACTGTAAGTTACATGTATGTTGTTATCC
Coding sequences:
- a CDS encoding prohibitin family protein, encoding MKNSKTFRVGAIAVALVIIVGVLMVTFFLTRIPNGYVGVVYSPNGGVKDSTLSQGWKLVGAFDKVTKYPIRIQTVEYRDIQIATSDGKNITIDFAYNYQVEPSKVSSIFNTFGPISIQEIEDTYLKTRFRDAARKGISKFTVIDVYGEKSSEAGVDVQQRFSDDVKELGFIVSNVTVGVPQPDAKTQEAIDKRVEASQELERKTTELEIAKKEAERKRVEAQGNADKLLIEAEGQAKANKELQQSLSSQLVEYETIKKWDGALPYVSGSNTPMIQLPTTKTEQNSGAGSVSP
- the yaaA gene encoding peroxide stress protein YaaA — translated: MRIIISPAKKMKIDTDLMAIAQMPQFINESEQLLSLLQKLSYDELKTLWKCNDAIAEQNVERIRNMNIKTNLTPAIYAYEGIQYQYMAPGVFQNEELAYLQQHLRILSGFYGILRPLDGVTPYRLEMQGKLQGPGFKSLYQFWGSKLADQLQSESNCILNLASKEYSKNITPFLKEETRMITCVFGQMVDGKLVEKATRAKMARGEMVRYMAERKITDVEDIKSFDRLGFVFSEEKSEESTYVFIYSEGQ
- a CDS encoding cell wall hydrolase; the encoded protein is MLLGACALTLGLTVAAPSAGAQKLEQGVRSEHVLQLQEQLSDLGYFDAGMTGYYGSITKSAVRKFQQAQGLTADGVAGPATLNRLNKKAKAEGETLRQLAKLIHGEARGESFEGQVAVGAVVMNRVHSDAFPSSISKVIFQKGQFTAVDDGQFNTKPTATSYKAARKALNGVDPTNGALYYYNPKIATSVWSKSRPTLLTIGQHDFTR